A single region of the Mustela lutreola isolate mMusLut2 chromosome 2, mMusLut2.pri, whole genome shotgun sequence genome encodes:
- the LOC131825959 gene encoding gametocyte-specific factor 1-like, which yields MGETYINSLDPEKLIQCPYDKNHQIRACRFPYHLIKFRKNHPDVANKLATCPFHACHQVPLAEISHPISSCDDRSCIEQDVVNQTRNVGQKTLAESTWPCPPCDEDWDKDLWEQNSTPFVWGTANYCGNSPVSNMVMEHKSNLASGMRVPKPLPYVLPWKNNGNAQELNISSNARP from the coding sequence ATGGGAGAAACTTACATCAATTCCCTGGACCCTGAAAAGCTAATACAATGCCCCTATGATAAAAACCACCAGATTAGGGCCTGCAGGTTTCCTTATCATCTTATCAAGTTCAGAAAGAATCATCCTGATGTCGCAAACAAATTGGCTACTTGTCCCTTCCATGCGTGTCACCAGGTTCCCCTAGCCGAAATCAGTCATCCTATCTCCAGCTGTGATGATAGAAGTTGTATTGAGCAGGATGTTGTCAACCAAACCAGGAATGTTGGACAAAAGACTCTGGCTGAGAGCACGTGGCCGTGCCCTCCTTGCGATGAAGACTGGGATAAAGATCTGTGGGAACAGAACAGCACCCCATTTGTCTGGGGCACAGCCAACTACTGTGGCAACAGCCCTGTAAGCAACATGGTTATGGAACATAAGAGTAACCTGGCTTCAGGCATGCGTGTTCCCAAGCCTCTGCCGTATGTTCTGCCATGGAAAAACAATGGAAATGCACAGGAACTGAACATCTCATCAAATGCCAGACCCTAG